From the Porphyrobacter sp. CACIAM 03H1 genome, the window CTGCGGCCTGTCGCCCGGCTGACCTTCGCTCCGGGCGCTGACCCCGATCCGCTCCTCGCGGTGCTGGAGACGCGCGCTTCGTGGCGCGGGCCTTTCCTGCCGCCGACGCCGCAGGACCGCGCCGCGACGCAGGCGCTGGCGGGGGAGGACCGCGCGATCCTCTCCGATCCCGCCGCCATCGCCGATGCGGCGGCGCTCTATGACCGGGCCAGCTACGGCATCATGCGCGGGGATGGCTTCCGCGCCGAGCTGCGGCACTGGATGCGGCTGCGGCGCAGCCATCCCGGTTGGGCGCGCGACGGGCTCAATGCGGCGGCGATGCAGCTTTCGGGGATCGAGGCTGCCGGGGCGGGCGCGGTGCTGGGGCCGCTGTTCCGCCCGCTTGCCGCGCTCGGCCTCGCGCCTGCCCTGCTGGCCGAGGCGAAGGGCTTCGCCAACGCCGCTGCCGTGGTGCTGTTCCATCGCCCCGCCGGCGAAGACCCGTTCGAAAGCGGCCGCGGCTTTCACCGCTTGTGGCTCGCGGTCGACGCTGGCGAGCTTGGCGGCAATGTCCTCGCCGCCCTGGCCGACGATCCTGCTGCTGCGGCGACCCTGTGCGAGGCCCACGGGATCGGGCCGGACCGGAGGCTCGTCAGCGCCCTGCGCATCGGCCGCCGCGACGGCGAGCGCTTCCCGCGCGCGCGCCTCCCGCTCGCGGAGGTTCTCGTCTCCTAGAGCAGTTTCAGGAATTCGATCGGCGCCTGCCCTCCTGCCCGTGAAACGCCCCTTATCTCAAGCCTATTGCGGGGCCGAGGGGGGGCTACTAGGGGTCAGGCCATGACCGAAAAAGACCTGACCGACCGCAAGTTCTATCGTGCGGGCGAAGAGACCCGCTTTGCCGAGGGCGCGCCCGAGCGCACGCCGCAGACCGCACACCCGGCCTACAAGCTCGCCTTCCGCGACACCGATTTCCTGCTGCGCGACGAGCTGCGCCCGGTGCGCTTCCAGCTCGAGCTGCTGAAGCCCGAGATGTTGCTCGACGAGGCGCGGGTCGGCTCGACGCTGGTGATGTACGGCTCGGCCCGCATTCCCAGCCCGGCGCAGGCCGAGGCGCTGGTGGAGGCCGCGAAGAACGGCTCGGAATACGAACAGAAGGTCGCCGCCCGGCTCGCCGCGAAGGCGAAGTATTACGACGAGGCCTATGCCCTCGCCCGGCTCGTGAGCGAGAAGGGCATCATCGAGAACGGCCTTCGCCAGTTCGTCGTCACCACCGGGGGTGGGCCCTCGATCATGGAAGCGGGCAACCGCGGCGCATCCGACGCTGGCAGCGAATCGATCGGGCTCAACATCGTCCTGCCGCACGAGCAGGCGCCCAACCCCTATGTGACGCCCTATCTCAGCTTCCAATTCCACTACTTCGCGCTGAGGAAGATGCACTTCCTGCTGCGCGCCCGCGCGGTGGCGGTGTTCCCGGGCGGCTTCGGGACCTTCGACGAGTTCTTCGAGCTCGTCACCCTGATCCAGACTGGCAAGATGAAGCCAATGCCGATCATCCTGTTCGGCAAGGAATTCTGGAGCCGGGTGATCGATTTCGAGGCGCTGGCCGAGGAGGGCACGATCTCGAAGAGCGACCTCGACCTGTTCACCTGGGTCGAGACGGCGGAGGAGGCCTGGGCCTGCATCGCCGATTTCTACGAGATCAGGGATCCCTCGCCCGAGGCCTGAGGGCGCACCGCCTGATGCCCCAGGGGCCCGTTGCCCGCGCCGAAGCCGGGGGCGGCCTCGATGGCGGCGAAGACGAAGCGGCGGGCCTGCTCCACGGCATCGGCGAGGCTTTCGCCCTGACCGAGCAGCGTCGCTATGGCTGACGACAGGGTGCAACCGGTGCCGTGGGTGTGCACCGTGTCGATCCGGGCGTGATCGAAGGCGAGGGGCGCTTCGCCCGGCACGATCAGAACGTCGGTGATGGTCGCGCCCTCGGCGTGCCCCCCCTTGGCCAGCACCGCTGCGCCGGTCCGGCGTGCCAGACCCTCCGCGGCCTCGACCATCGCCTGGTGCGTCGGCAGGGGATGGCCGGCGAGGTGCGCCAGTTCGGGGAGGTTGGGGGTAATGAGCGCTGCGCGCGGGAAGAGCGTCTCGCGCAAGGCCGCGACCGCATCCGGCCCCGCCAGCGCCGCGCCCGAGGTCGCGATCATCACTGGATCGAGCACGACCGGCGCGGTAAGGCCCTCGAGCGCGTCCGCGACGGCGGCGATGACCTCGGGCGAGGCGAGCATGCCGATCTTGACCGCATCCACCCCGATATCCTCGATGCACGAGGCGATCTGGCGCGCCACCATTTCCGGTGCGATCGCCGCGACACCCTGCACGCCCACGGTGTTCTGCGCGGTGATCGCGGTGATGGCGGTCATGGCATAGCCGCCGAGCATGGTGATGGTCTTGATGTCGGCCTGAATCCCCGCCCCGCCCGAGGAATCGGAACCGGCGATGGCGAGGATGCGGGCGGGGCGCGCGCTGGTCATGCGCGGGCCATAGCAAGCCCGCGCACGGGCGGGGACCCCTTTCGCGCCCGGCCGCTCACCCGCGCGCGTTCAGGCCTATTCGCATAGCCCCGCCGCGCGTTCGGCGAGGCCCTTGAGGCCCTTGCACTTGGGCTTGCGCGGCTTGGCGGGCTCTTCGCTACCTGCCGCGCTCTGGCCCATGCCGCCCATCATGTCCTCCATGCCCGGGATCAGCATGGTCGAGGAGCGGAAGCGCACCCGCGCGATCCATTCCGGATTCCAGGGCTTGCGGGTGTCGGCGGGGCGCGGGGGAAAAGCGAAATCGGCCTGCGGGCCATAGGCCTGGAGCGAGATCATCAGCCCCTCGCCGCTCGCCTTGATGACCTCGGCGGGAACGGTGCAGTCGCGCTGTTCGGGCGGCATCACCGTGCCCGCGGCGATCAGCTTTCGCACCCCGGCCGGCGAGATCCAGTCCCACAGCGGCCCCCCGAAGGCCTGCTGCTTCGATGAGGCCCACCACACCATCTCGGTCGGGGCATCGCCTCTCCCCGCGTCCTTCGCGCCAATCGCCCAGGCGTAGTAGCCCGTCGCCTTCTCGAGCCCGCCCCACGACAGCCGGCTGCCGCCGCCCGGCGCCGTCGCCGTGCGCGCCTCGAGCGGGGGCATGAAGTCCTCGGCGAGGTTGAAGGAAATCTCCTTGGCGTAGTTCGCGGTGATCCGGTGCGCGCCGAGCAGCGAGGCATTGGCGGGCACCGTCTTGCCGTCGCTATCGTTCGGCCAGCGGGTGTAGGTGGCGCTGTTGGCGACCCTGACCTGCCAGTCATCGGGCAGGTCGACCCCGGCCATGAACAGGCCCGGCGGGATCTGGCCCTTGGCCATCTTCGCGAAGTCGATCACCACCGGCTGGCCCTTGGGCGCGTGTTGGCCGCAGCCCCAGAACAGCAGCAGGCGGCCCTTGGGCATTTGCATCTCGCCCTGCATTCCGCCCGGCTCCCGCGTGAGCGGCAGCAGGCGAACCGATGGGCCAAGCCCGGCGAGCTTGGGCATGAAGTGATCGGCCTGCGGCTTGGGCGCGGTGGTCGAGGCGCCGTGGTGCAATTCGAGCGTGCGCACCGCCTGCGGCGGCCGGCCGCTCATCATCCCCATCACCGTGCCCAGACCGCCACCGCCGCCGCCGCCTGCCATCGCCCCCATGCCGCTCATCGTGGCGGCATCCATCGCGTAGCGCACCGGCGCGGGTGCGGCGGTTTGCGAAAGCGCCGTGGCCGAAAGCAGCGCCGCCGCGCTCCCCAATCCGCCCAGCAGCATCAGACCCGGCAAAGACAGTCGCATGGTGATTCTCCCCCTCAAGGAGCCACCAGCATAGCACGCCCGCAGCGGTCAGCCCTTGTATTTGCGCGTCGTGGAGGGCGGATACTTCGCGTGCAGCGCCTTGGCGCGGGTCGGGCGGTCCATCAGTTCCCCGCCGCAATTGGGGCAGCGGTCGTCAAGGTCCTCGGCGCATTCGGCGCAGAAGGTGCATTCGAACGAGCAGATGAAGGCCCCCGGCGCCTCCGCGGGAAGGCCCGCGCCGCACATCTCGCAATCGGGGCGCATCTCGAGCATCGCGCTGCCTCCTAGACGGCCGCGCGCACGGCTTCGCAGATGGTGTCGACCACCTGTTCGACCTGCTTCTGATCATCGCCCTCGGCCATCACCCGGATCACCGGTTCGGTGCCCGAGGGTCGGATGACGAGGCGGCCCTTGCCGGCGAGGCTCGCCTCGGCCTCGGCGATCACCGCCTGCACCTGCGCGTTCTCGAGCGGCTTGCCGCCCTCGTAGCGCACGTTCTTGAGCAGCTGCGGGACGGGGTCGAAGACGTGGAGCAGCTCGCTTGCCGGCTTGCCCGAGCGCACGAGGCTCGCCAGTACTCGCAGCGCCGCCACCGTGCCGTCGCCCGTGGTGCCGTAATCGAGCAGGATCATGTGGCCCGACTGCTCGCCTCCGACATTGTAGCCGCCCGCCTTCATGGCCTCGAGTACATAGCGGTCGCCGACCTTGGCGCGCACGAGATCGAGCCCGCGCCCGGCGAGGTGGCGTTCGAGCCCGAGGTTGCTCATCACCGTCGCCACGATCCCGCCCCCCTTCAGCGAGCCGCGGTCCTGCATCCGCCCGGCGATCAGCGCCATGATCTGGTCGCCGTCGACCGCTCGGCCCTTTTCGTCCACCACGATCAGCCGGTCGGCATCGCCGTCCAGCGCGATGCCGATGTCGGCGCGCTCCTCGACCACCTTGGCCTGGAGCGCGGCGATCGCGGTCGAGCCGACGCCGTCGTTGATGTTGGTGCCGTTGGGCGACACGCCGAGCGTCACCACTTCGGCCCCGAGCTCCCAGATGGCGGAGGGGGCGACCTGGTAGGCTGCGCCGTGGGCGCAATCGACCACCACCTTGAGGCCGTCGAAGCGGATCTCCGCCGCCACGGACTGCTTGACGGCGTGGATATAGCGCCCGCGCGCATCCTCGATCCGCCGCGCGCGGCCGATCATCTCGGGCGGAACGAGCGGGATCTCGGTCTCCATCAGCCGCTCGATCTCGGCCTCGGCCTCGTCGGAGAGCTTGAAGCCGTCGGGGCCGAACAGCTTGATGCCGTTGTCGGCAAAGAGGTTGTGGCTGGCCGAGATCATCACGCCGAGATCGGCGCGCATCTCGCGCGTGAGCAGGGCGATGGCGGGGGTGGGCAGGGGGCCAGTCATGATCACGTCGATCCCGACGCTGGTGAAGCCCGCAACCAGTGCGCTTTCCATCATGTAGCCCGACAAGCGCGTGTCCTTGCCGATCACGACGCGGTGTCGGTGCCCCCCGCGCACGAAGTGGCGGCCCGCTGCCTGCCCGACCTTCATGGCGGTCAGCGCGGTCATCGCCCCCGAATTGGTGCGTCCCCTGATCCCGTCGGTACCGAACAGCTTGCGTGCCATGATCGCGGCCTTGCCCCAAAAGATTGTCTCGCGCTTCTGGCGCGGTTATCGCGCCAAGGGAAGGGCGAGGCGCCCGCTTAAGGACACTTCATTGCTGGAAAACGACAGGACGCAGCCCGACACATCGGGGCAGGGCAAGTTCGCGCTGGTTTCGATCCGCCTGCCAGTGGCGCTGACCTTCGCCGCGCTGGTCGGCGGGCTTGTGGCGGGGATCCTCGGCGCGATGGCGGGGGCACCCGCCGCCGTCGCCGAGATCGCCGCGCTCGTCGGCGGATTGTGGCTGCGCGCGCTGCAGATGACGATCATCCCGCTGGTCGCGGCGCTGCTCGTGCTGGGCCTCGTCCAGATGATCCTCGCCGCGCGGGTCGGCACAGTGGCGCGGCGGATGCTGGCGATCCTCGTTGCCGCACAGCTCGCCGGCGCGGCCTTCGCCACCGTCGCCATGCCCGCGCTGCTGCGCGCCTTTCCTGTGCCCGCCGGGGCCGAGGCCTTCCTCGCGCAGACCCCCGCCGACGTGGGCGAGGTGCCCGCGGTGCTCGATTTCCTTGCGTCGCTCGTCTCACCCAACATCGTCGCCGCCGCCGCCGAGACGGCGATGCTGCCCCTGACCCTGTTCTTCGTGATGTTCGCGGTCGCCATCACCCGCCTGCCGCAGGACCAGGGCGAGCGGCTGACGGGCTTCTTCCACGCGCTGGGCAACGCGATGCTGCTGATCATCGGCTGGGTGCTCTCGGCCGCCCCCGTCGGGGTCTTCGCGCTGGCCTATGGCGTGGGCATCCAGAGCGGGAGCGGGGTGTTCGCCGCGCTGGGGCACTATGTCGTCACGGTCACGCTGATGGGCACCTTCGTGCTGGCGCTGGCCTATGCGGTCGCCGTGCTGGGCGGCGGGATCGGCCTGATGCGATTTGCCAAGGCAATGCTGCCCGCGCAGGCGGTGGCGCTCTCGACCCAGTCCTCGCTCGCCAGCCTGCCGGCGATGCTCGACAGCGCCGGCAGGCTGGGACTGCGCGCCTCGACCGCCGAATTCGTCCTGCCGCTCGCGGTGGTGGTGTTCCGCGCCACGAGTGCGGCGATGAACCTTGCGGTGGTCTACTACGTCGCCGCGCTCGCCGGGGTGGAGGTGTCGCCGACGGTCGCCGTCGCCGGGATCCTGATCGCCAGCGTCATCAGCCTTTCCGCCGTCAGCCTGCCCGGTTCGATCAGCTTCGTCGTCTCGATCGGGCCCATTGCCCTCGCCATGGGCGTGCCGGTCGAGCCGCTCGCGCTGCTGGTCGCGGTCGAGATGCTGCCGGACCTGATGCGCACTCTGGGCAACGTCACCATGAACGTGGCTGTCACAAGCGCGGTTGACCGCAGCGCGCAAACCGGAGAGAGCGCGGCGACTTGAAGGTGCAACCCTTCACGCTCATCTGCGTTGGGACATCGTAACCGTCGAAATTCACCACACGACCCTGGAGGATACCATGGCTTTCGCACTTTCCCCGCTGCCCTATGCCGACACCGCGCTCGAGCCCGCCATCTCGGCCGAGACGCTGTCGTTCCACCACGGCAAGCACCACCAGACCTATGTCGACAAAATGAACGCCGCGATTGCCGGCACCGAGCACGAGACGAAGTCGCTCGAGGAAATCGTCGCCGCCTCGCGGGGCACCAACCAGGGCCTGTTCAACAACTCGGCCCAGACCTGGAACCACGCCTTCTACTGGCATTCGATGGCGCCCTCGACCACGGAAGCATCGCCCGAGCTTGCCGCCAAGATCGATGAGGCTTTCGGTTCGGTCGACGCCCTCAAGCAGCAGCTCAAGGACCGCGGCGTGGGCCACTTCGCGTCCGGCTGGGTGTGGCTGGCCGAGAAGGACGGCAAGCTCAGCATCGAGGAAACCCATGATGCCGACACGCTCGCAGACAGCGGCTTCAACCCGCTGCTGGTGCTCGACGTGTGGGAGCACGCCTATTACCTCGATCACCAGAACAAGCGCCCGAGCTATCTCGACGCGGTGGTCGAGAACAAGCTTAACTGGGCCTTCGCCAGCGAGAACCTCGCGCGCGGCACGGTGTGGACCTACGCCTGATTTCTTCGTAATCCTGACAAGGAAGGCCAGGGGCGGAAACGCTCCCGGGCCTTTTCCTTTTGCCGAGTGCCGACCGCGAGGTTCAGGGCCGCGAGCTGACCCCGTTGCCCGCGGCGACCTCGTCGAGCTCCTCGAGGATCGCGGCATGGGCGACATCGTCGTCGGTCGAACGGCGCGGGATGCTGCCGTTGGCCAGCATTTCCGTGAGCGCGGCGCGGGCGCGGCCGACGCGGCTCTTGATCGTGCCGACCGCACAGCCGCAGATCGCCGCCGCCTCCTCGTAGGAAAAGCCCCCTGCGCCGACCAGCAGCAGCGCCTCGCGCCGTTCGGCCGGCAGGGTCAGCAGCGCGCGGTGGAGGTCGGAGAGGTGGATCGGCTCCTCCTGACCGGCCGGCGCGGTGAGGATGCGTTCGGCCACGCCCTCGTCATACTCGCCGCGGAAGCGGTTGCGGCGCATGTCGGTGAGGTAGGCGTTGCGCAGGATCACGAAGGTCCAGGCGCGCATCGAGGTGCCGGGTTCGAAGCGGTCCTGCGCCGCCCAGGCCTTGAGCAGCGTTTCCTGCACCAGATCGTCTGCAAGGTCGGGCCGGCCGCACAGGCCCCGCGCAAAGGCGCGCAGGTGGGGCACGACCTCGGTCAGCTCGCGCTTGAAATCGCGCTTGTCGTTCGCCGAAAGCGTTCCGCCGGGCTCCCCCCCTTCGCTCATTGGCCGGTGTCCCGGTCATCGCGCGAGGCGCCTCGGCCGCCCGTCTTGCCGCGGGCGGGAGGGATCGCGTCGAGCCGGTCGAGCAGGTCCTTGAAGCTGTCGGGGAGCGCCTCTTCGACCACAGAATCATAGAGCTGCTTCAACCCGTCGGCCCATTCGGGCGCGCGACGGGCGGCGTCATCGCCGCCGCTGCTGCCGCTGCCCTGTCTGTGATTCGAGGCCATTGCTCGGTCTTGTCCCTGATCCCGTGTCCCGGCCTCCCATCGAGGCCGATGCCGCTCCCGCGGGGTCGTGACATGCCTGCCTGTGGCGCGCCGCCCGAACCCCCGCGAAGCCGAGTTTGGACGATTCGGGAACGATGCGCTACCTGTTTGGTTCCGCCAGCGGCCCGAACGTCCCGTTCGGGGCCAAGGCTCGCTCAGGACAGGCCGTCATCGAACCGCTCGCGCTCAGCCCCGACACCGATCCGGCCGCCCCGCCGCCGCCGGCCTCGAGCGGGCGGGCGCGGCGCTGGCTGGTGCTCTATCCGCGCGCTGTCCCGCTGGTGATCTTCCTCGCGCTCGCGGCGATCACCGCGCTCAGCGTCTTCGCCATCGAGAGCAATGCCCGCGCCCGAGAACGCGCCGTGATGCGCGAATATGCGCAAGGGGTCGCCGCCGCGCTAGACCGCAGCGGGGCGGGCTTCACCTCCTACCTGCGCGCCGGGGCGGCGCTGTTCGCCAGCGTAGATGAAGTGAGCCCGGCGACCTTCGACAGCTTCGTGCGCGCGCTGAAGCTCAATACCGAATATTCGGGCGCGGAAGGGATCGGCTGGATCCCGGTGATCGAGGCGCGTGATCTCGACGCCTTCCTCGCCCGCACCCGTGCCAGCCAGCCGGCGTATCCCGACATCTTCCCCGCCCCCGCCAGCACCACCAGCCGGGTCGCCCCGGTGGAAATGTTCGCGCCCGCGACTGCCCTGAACCGCCGGGCGCTGGGCTACGACATGTATTCCGACGCGGCCCGCGCCGCCGCGATGGCCGAGGCCGAGCTGACCCTGCGCCCCGCCGCCTCGGGCCGCATCGTGCTGCGCCAGGAGACGAGCGGCACCGCGCCGGCCTTCGCAATCTACATGCCGGTGTTCCGGATGGGCGCAGGCGAGGAGCGGCGGCTCGCGGGCTTCGTCTACACCCCATTCAGGGCACGCGAATTCCTCGATGCAGCGATCGACCGTGAGGGGCAGGGGCGTTTCGGCGTCCGGCTCTATGACGGCGAGGTTTCGACGGGGCACCTGCTGGTTGCCCATTCGATCGGCGGTGCTTCGGGCGAGACCGCCGAGCAGGAAGTCACCATCGCCGACCGCAAGCTGATGCTTGTGATCGAGCGCGCCGGCACGCAGGTCCTCTCCCCGCTGTCGATGCTGACGCTGGTGTTCGGACTGGCGCTGGCGAGCCTGCTGATGCTGCTGGCCCGCCTTCTCACCCAGCAGGCCTTCGAGGATCAGGCGCGGCTCGCCTTCTTCGAGGAACAGCACTCGATCAGGAATTCGCTCACCCGCGAACTCAACCACCGGGTCAAGAACACGCTCGCCAACGTGCTCTCGATCCTCTCGCTGACCCGCCGCCGGGCGAGCGGGCTCGACGATTTCGCGGACTCGCTGGAAGGGCGCATCCGCGCGCTTTCGGCCACGCACGACCTGCTGACGGTGACCGACTGGGGCACGACCCCGATCCGCGCGGTGATCGAGGCGGAGCTCCAGCACTTCCGGGCGGTGCTCGACGACGCGATTCTGCTCGAGGGGCCGGAGCTCGAACTGGCGCCCAATGACGCGCTGTCCTTCGGCCTCGCGGTGCACGAGCTTGCCACCAATGCCGCCAAATACGGGGCGCTGAGCGTGCCCGGGGGGAAGGTCACGATCCGCTGGCAGCGCGGAGGAGAGCCCGGGGCCGAGACCGAATGGGCCGAGGTCGAATGGCAGGAGACCGGCGGCCCGCCCGTGGCCGCCCAGCGCCGTCGCGGCTTCGGCACCGAACTGATCGAGAAGGTCGTCGCCCACGAACTGCGCCAGCCGGTGACGCTCGACTTCGCGCCCTCGGGCGTCCGCTGCGTGCTGCGCGTGCCGGTGCGCCGCCCGGCGGATTTCCGGATCAGAGAGAAAGAAACGGACCGGCGGGTGAAGAAGCCTTAGACTTTGGCCATCTTCGGTGGCGGGAGGTCTGCATCGCGCGTCAGCGCAATCGCATTACAACGGCCTGGTCGATCCGAAGAACAGCGCCTGGCTGATCGCGGCGCGCACGGTCGCCTCCTGGAAGGGCTTGGTGACCAGATAGGTCGGCTCGGGCCGGTCGCCGGTCAGCAGGCGCTCGGGATAGGCGGTGATGAAGATCACCGGCATCGCGCCGACGCTCAGGATATCGTCCACCGCATCGAGGCCCGAGGAGCCGTCGGCGAGCTGGATGTCGGCGAGCACCAGACCGGGCATCGCCTCGGCCACGGCGGCGCGGGCCTGGGTGCGGGTGGCGGCGGTGCCGCTAACCGTGTGGCCGAGGCCGGTCACGAGGTCTTCGAGCTGCATCGCGATCAGCGGCTCGTCCTCGATGATGAGCACGCTGGTGGTCTGCTCGCGCTCGATCTCGGCGATCGCCTCGGCGACGAGGGCCTCGATCTCGGCAGGGGTGCGCTCGAGGATGGCGGC encodes:
- a CDS encoding dicarboxylate/amino acid:cation symporter; amino-acid sequence: MLENDRTQPDTSGQGKFALVSIRLPVALTFAALVGGLVAGILGAMAGAPAAVAEIAALVGGLWLRALQMTIIPLVAALLVLGLVQMILAARVGTVARRMLAILVAAQLAGAAFATVAMPALLRAFPVPAGAEAFLAQTPADVGEVPAVLDFLASLVSPNIVAAAAETAMLPLTLFFVMFAVAITRLPQDQGERLTGFFHALGNAMLLIIGWVLSAAPVGVFALAYGVGIQSGSGVFAALGHYVVTVTLMGTFVLALAYAVAVLGGGIGLMRFAKAMLPAQAVALSTQSSLASLPAMLDSAGRLGLRASTAEFVLPLAVVVFRATSAAMNLAVVYYVAALAGVEVSPTVAVAGILIASVISLSAVSLPGSISFVVSIGPIALAMGVPVEPLALLVAVEMLPDLMRTLGNVTMNVAVTSAVDRSAQTGESAAT
- a CDS encoding response regulator; translated protein: MSLGSQIAANLPFLRRYARALTGSQTSGDAFVREMLEAVLADEDLKASLAGGRVPLYRAFGKVWASASGGAATGAPTSEHEAGAQARLGVITPPARQALLLTTLEDFTTAEAAAILERTPAEIEALVAEAIAEIEREQTTSVLIIEDEPLIAMQLEDLVTGLGHTVSGTAATRTQARAAVAEAMPGLVLADIQLADGSSGLDAVDDILSVGAMPVIFITAYPERLLTGDRPEPTYLVTKPFQEATVRAAISQALFFGSTRPL
- a CDS encoding sigma-70 family RNA polymerase sigma factor; amino-acid sequence: MSEGGEPGGTLSANDKRDFKRELTEVVPHLRAFARGLCGRPDLADDLVQETLLKAWAAQDRFEPGTSMRAWTFVILRNAYLTDMRRNRFRGEYDEGVAERILTAPAGQEEPIHLSDLHRALLTLPAERREALLLVGAGGFSYEEAAAICGCAVGTIKSRVGRARAALTEMLANGSIPRRSTDDDVAHAAILEELDEVAAGNGVSSRP
- a CDS encoding DUF1272 domain-containing protein; translated protein: MLEMRPDCEMCGAGLPAEAPGAFICSFECTFCAECAEDLDDRCPNCGGELMDRPTRAKALHAKYPPSTTRKYKG
- the glmM gene encoding phosphoglucosamine mutase yields the protein MARKLFGTDGIRGRTNSGAMTALTAMKVGQAAGRHFVRGGHRHRVVIGKDTRLSGYMMESALVAGFTSVGIDVIMTGPLPTPAIALLTREMRADLGVMISASHNLFADNGIKLFGPDGFKLSDEAEAEIERLMETEIPLVPPEMIGRARRIEDARGRYIHAVKQSVAAEIRFDGLKVVVDCAHGAAYQVAPSAIWELGAEVVTLGVSPNGTNINDGVGSTAIAALQAKVVEERADIGIALDGDADRLIVVDEKGRAVDGDQIMALIAGRMQDRGSLKGGGIVATVMSNLGLERHLAGRGLDLVRAKVGDRYVLEAMKAGGYNVGGEQSGHMILLDYGTTGDGTVAALRVLASLVRSGKPASELLHVFDPVPQLLKNVRYEGGKPLENAQVQAVIAEAEASLAGKGRLVIRPSGTEPVIRVMAEGDDQKQVEQVVDTICEAVRAAV
- a CDS encoding LOG family protein: MTEKDLTDRKFYRAGEETRFAEGAPERTPQTAHPAYKLAFRDTDFLLRDELRPVRFQLELLKPEMLLDEARVGSTLVMYGSARIPSPAQAEALVEAAKNGSEYEQKVAARLAAKAKYYDEAYALARLVSEKGIIENGLRQFVVTTGGGPSIMEAGNRGASDAGSESIGLNIVLPHEQAPNPYVTPYLSFQFHYFALRKMHFLLRARAVAVFPGGFGTFDEFFELVTLIQTGKMKPMPIILFGKEFWSRVIDFEALAEEGTISKSDLDLFTWVETAEEAWACIADFYEIRDPSPEA
- the thiD gene encoding bifunctional hydroxymethylpyrimidine kinase/phosphomethylpyrimidine kinase, whose amino-acid sequence is MTSARPARILAIAGSDSSGGAGIQADIKTITMLGGYAMTAITAITAQNTVGVQGVAAIAPEMVARQIASCIEDIGVDAVKIGMLASPEVIAAVADALEGLTAPVVLDPVMIATSGAALAGPDAVAALRETLFPRAALITPNLPELAHLAGHPLPTHQAMVEAAEGLARRTGAAVLAKGGHAEGATITDVLIVPGEAPLAFDHARIDTVHTHGTGCTLSSAIATLLGQGESLADAVEQARRFVFAAIEAAPGFGAGNGPLGHQAVRPQASGEGSLIS
- a CDS encoding CHASE domain-containing protein → MRYLFGSASGPNVPFGAKARSGQAVIEPLALSPDTDPAAPPPPASSGRARRWLVLYPRAVPLVIFLALAAITALSVFAIESNARARERAVMREYAQGVAAALDRSGAGFTSYLRAGAALFASVDEVSPATFDSFVRALKLNTEYSGAEGIGWIPVIEARDLDAFLARTRASQPAYPDIFPAPASTTSRVAPVEMFAPATALNRRALGYDMYSDAARAAAMAEAELTLRPAASGRIVLRQETSGTAPAFAIYMPVFRMGAGEERRLAGFVYTPFRAREFLDAAIDREGQGRFGVRLYDGEVSTGHLLVAHSIGGASGETAEQEVTIADRKLMLVIERAGTQVLSPLSMLTLVFGLALASLLMLLARLLTQQAFEDQARLAFFEEQHSIRNSLTRELNHRVKNTLANVLSILSLTRRRASGLDDFADSLEGRIRALSATHDLLTVTDWGTTPIRAVIEAELQHFRAVLDDAILLEGPELELAPNDALSFGLAVHELATNAAKYGALSVPGGKVTIRWQRGGEPGAETEWAEVEWQETGGPPVAAQRRRGFGTELIEKVVAHELRQPVTLDFAPSGVRCVLRVPVRRPADFRIREKETDRRVKKP
- a CDS encoding superoxide dismutase, whose protein sequence is MAFALSPLPYADTALEPAISAETLSFHHGKHHQTYVDKMNAAIAGTEHETKSLEEIVAASRGTNQGLFNNSAQTWNHAFYWHSMAPSTTEASPELAAKIDEAFGSVDALKQQLKDRGVGHFASGWVWLAEKDGKLSIEETHDADTLADSGFNPLLVLDVWEHAYYLDHQNKRPSYLDAVVENKLNWAFASENLARGTVWTYA
- a CDS encoding NepR family anti-sigma factor, producing MASNHRQGSGSSGGDDAARRAPEWADGLKQLYDSVVEEALPDSFKDLLDRLDAIPPARGKTGGRGASRDDRDTGQ